In the Primulina tabacum isolate GXHZ01 chromosome 7, ASM2559414v2, whole genome shotgun sequence genome, GAGCCtgcaataaaatcaaataattagaAACAGAGAAAACacactgaaataaaataaaccaaAGGCTTTCTCCATTACTTGGATAGATGGTTTATTAAGATGGCCCAAATTGGAAGTTGTCTGTCGCGGCTCTTGACCCAGCATCATGGTTTGGGGATTAATCAGTCGAAAGGCATCTATTACCACCTTCCCTTTCACACTCTGAATTGGATCCACCACCACTGCAACTGCCCTTTGATTTAAAGCTTCAAAACTCTAAGTGACACAAcaggaaaaggaaaatttttaatgCTCAAAGAAAAGcgatttaaatgaaaaattggCTCAATTAGTCGTTGTACACAAGTAAGGAAACATTTTATACCGTGTGTCATAAATACTATAACAAAAAATACTGACGACAAAAAGTCATACAGCAAAATCTAATGTCCCATCATACACGGATAGCGCCAGAGCACAATCAGCACAATGCAAGAATGACAAAAGGTACAAATAAAGGGCGAGGAATGCTTAAATGAATATCCAACATGGCAACATATTTAGAAAACATTATCACAATCAGCATGTGCATATGAATAAATAGCATCATTCGCCGCAAAACTCCAAATGACTGGTCCATGACGCAACAATAAAAAGAAGAGCATGTACCTGCTGTGTGTTAATGTCAACACCAGAAAGCCAACACCCAAAACCAGGATGCGAATGGTACCAACCCACCACCATCTCAGGTCTGCGAGAAAGAAAAAGTTAATATCCAAATACACTTATCATGAAAAAAATGCACAATGCAAAATCTAAATTAATCTTCTAAAAGCAATCCAGAAACTTTTATATCAAACAAAAAGAAGGGATATATGATAAATTCTTCCAGAATGTTATATGAAATGTAAGTCAAAgtcaataatttgaaataatttataaattcatcaaaacaaaacaaagttaAACACCTGTATCCATTCATATAAATCAGTTTTATTGGCAATAAATCCTTCATTTAGGTCAATATAAAATCCAAACAAAACATTGACATTGGAAAATGAGCATAGCATATCAAACTTTGGTGCCTAGAATGATATCATGCCAATGAACCCGTACGCAATCAAGGAAATGCTTCACTGGTGGAACCAAAAAACCAAAAACACGCCATCAATCATTGACAGTTGGCACATTCACCAGGAAGTAGGAAGTAGTCTTGTCAAGAAAATGCCAAACACCTATCACTAGAAAGTATTGGGATTACAATTTGATGAATGTCTTCGGGTTGACTTATAGCACTCTAATATATCAATAAAAATTTCACTTTTGCTGATAAAAGTTGAGTTCAGCTAAAAAGCATTTGAAACAATCATATTATTTCACACCTATTGAATTTGATGTTACACAAGAAAATATATGGTTCTATTTGAAAGACTAAAATGATAGAATTCTTAATCGTACATGATTTCTCTATGTCGGTTAATCGTACATGATTTCTCTATGTTGGGTTCAAGCTAAGCCACTATGATGATATTTTAATCATGCAGCTCCAAGGAGGTAGTACAACGGCATCTATATTCAAGTAAAAGTGGCTGCATGCCCACAGGTAAGCAAATAGATCATTTCCAAAGAAAGAACTGAACAGGATTGCTGATGTGGACAAGAGGTAGAAATTAGCTGTAAAGAAAACTACATTTGAGTTCCTATTTCATTCTGAAGTAAGAACAGAGCAGTGTTGCTGATTAATCAATCCTATTCACAAATTTTTCCATTTCATCTTCCTGCTTCGGTGACCTGGGATCCAATCACATTGGTGAACCAAATTGCTGATTACTTGATAACTTATTATACACAATTTTCTTCCCATTCACCCGACCCAACAAAAGTAGTTTTCTCCCATTTCTAAAACTACCTAGCCTCCTTCCAATTGCCAAAATAGAGCAATGCTCCAACATAACAGACAGTGAACGGTTTGTGATAGCTTTATTTTGTTAACCTTCCAGTTTGCTTGAGCATGTCCAGCATATTAGTCTGAAACACATGATCCACAGCTTCGACGCTAACCCCAGTTCCACTTTGGGGCATTGCAAAAACGTCAACAACACGCACCGTATACTCATCCACAAACTCACCCAGCATCAGCCCCATCACCTCCATCGGCACCCCTGCCCTACCTATAATCAAGAAAAACAAAACCGAAAAACCCAGATAGCATCAATACTCAGAAAATCTTGAATGATAACGgttgaattaataattattcATAATAAAACAGCAAGATTTACCCTACTTGTCCATTCCGCCGGCGGCAAAAGCATAATCCATACTTATTCGTGATATAATTTACTCAAAAACCATAAGTAAAACCTTAGATTTACCGTGTTTGAGCATTTTGAGAAGCGCCAGCGATGAGATGTAGACTTGTTCGGATGAATCAAGAGTGGGTGAGTCCGGCGGTGGATGACCGAGGGCTCCGCCGGCGCCGGCGAACATTCTTTGAAGTCTCTCCATTCCCGACATCTCGTTACTCTTGAATCTTGAGTTTTCCCCTTCTCTTTTTTCTTTAGAAGCAAGCAATGGCCTTAAATTTTGAACCTAATTTCACGGGGAAATGAGCGGcgcaagtgtttattcaataaAAGGACATCGAGAGTAATTtactttttttatcttttatttaaaatttaattttcttgattaGTGTGGGTCGAGGCTTAACCCACCAATTTTTTACTATAAcacaaaactttaattttttacaattactgttttttttttcagacTTATTTCTCCATGAAACTTAAAAGGGATATCAATTATAAATTACATTTGATAGCATTTTTAATAATACACattgtgatttttatgaatatttttaacaacttacttaaattataatatatatctcatattaaaatatttaaatataagatatcaattatatattataacactatcaatttttattttaaactcaataaataatttttaattatcaatttttatttaattatctcatattaaaatgtttaataTAAATCTATACTATTATATTAAGTGTGAGAGCCTTAGAATAACTAACTTTGaggacaccaaaatatttaattccatAATTGCCCTTCTAACCATACTAAAAACCTTTTCAAGTcactccatattttaaatagaaaaaaatcaaaataaaatttcccttttaaatcgaacaacttttctaaatcgaaaataatttcgtgttaattatttaatattatttgatcaaattaaaaataataataacacatgcaatgcatgtgcatattttattagtataaattatttatgtgttAACATGTTTAACAATTAAACTCAACCTCCACTCAAATTATTTATTCGAACTAAACTCGACCCAAACCCCAaaacatcaaaccccaaaatccACCCACTCGACCCACTCCATCCAAAATGTATCCAAACTCCACACACTCCACCCAAACTCAACCCAAAATCACAAAACTCAACTCAAATTCCACCAACTTCACCCAAACTCAACCCAAACTCAATCCACTCCACCCAAAATCACAAAACTCACTCCACCCACACTACATGATCGACCAACTTCCATTTGAAATATGTCATATGCTCGATCCACTCAACCTATTGCCCATTTGAAATATGCAACAAGACTCTACCCCCGCTCGACCCACTATGCCCATGCTCGACCCACTCGACCCTACTCGACCCATTTTATAATACTTACGTATATTTTCAGTATTCAggataaaaacaattatttgatattttatattgattttgagttgaatttatgtgatTCATTAAAGCAGTTTTGATTAGAATTTTATGGTTTCAGTAAATTACAATGAAAACAATTCATCGGGTCGATGATATGATTGTGTAGGTAGAGCCAAAAGACCCAAagactcaacccatcgactCGGGTCGAGCTCGACCCAGCTTGTTGTATTGGGTCGAGCTAatttataacaaaaaaatagTTTTGTCGATAAATTATATGGATTATAATAAGTATAATTTAGTACATCATAAATTTATGATATCTATAACattgattattaatttttttcaaatttaattaattctcaTTCAttagtttattattttaaatttatattaaattcaCTTAGTAAATTGACTAATGATAGTACTAACTAAGCATTCTAGAAAATTAAAGTTGGAAATAAAATTAGCTGGATCTAGCTCACCCAAGTTTGGTCGAGCTCGACCCAAAGaatgtttattattttaaatttatattaaatttactTAGTAAATTGACTAATGATAGTACTAATTAAACATTCTAGAAAATTAAAATCGAAATAAAATTAGCTGAGCCTCACCCAATTTGGTCGAGCTTGGGTCGAGCAAAATTAGCTGGGTCGAGCTTGGGTTGGGGTTTTGGGTCGAGGTGGACCCAGCTAGACCCAAAGTGGAGTTTTTGGAGGTGGCTCGACCCACGTTCAGTACACAAATAACATGGAAGCTCGACCCATTGAGATACATTAAACATTCATTAATTTGGAGTGaaatttgttatgaattttttagcttccaatattgttatgaaatttgttttaaattttatatacatTAAAACATTCCGTCGATATTCAACTCACCTGGCTCGACTGAATGATACATTTTTAACATAAGGTTCcactattgttatgaatttttaacaacttacttaaattataatatataattcgtattaaaatgtttacataattataaattttttatatacttCATATACattctaattatatttaaatagatCATCATAAATATCAATTGTATATTATATCAAAAGCTCAAAATCCACTAACTCTATCCACTCGACCCAAAATCgacccaaaccctaaaccctaaactaaaccctaaaccaaacctcAAACTCC is a window encoding:
- the LOC142551544 gene encoding 26S proteasome non-ATPase regulatory subunit 14 homolog; translation: MSGMERLQRMFAGAGGALGHPPPDSPTLDSSEQVYISSLALLKMLKHGRAGVPMEVMGLMLGEFVDEYTVRVVDVFAMPQSGTGVSVEAVDHVFQTNMLDMLKQTGRPEMVVGWYHSHPGFGCWLSGVDINTQQSFEALNQRAVAVVVDPIQSVKGKVVIDAFRLINPQTMMLGQEPRQTTSNLGHLNKPSIQALIHGLNRHYYSIAINYRKNELEEKMLLNLHKKKWTDGLTLQRFDAHSKTNEQTVQEMLNLAIKYNKAVQEEDELPPEKLAIANVGRQDAKKHLEEHVSNLMSSNIVQTLGTMLDTVVF